One Lactobacillus crispatus DNA segment encodes these proteins:
- a CDS encoding helix-turn-helix domain-containing protein: MKKKYGKNLIFEDFIHDREVKMYRSDAEDSVHSDYTLNVQVFTLDNLPFSPLTGDQQHIFFDYEKAGTDAVKITGVEGHFYNAITRRYEVTDHTFVVGELLDDKVSETVATQQMREAAEKVIAELSKRIPMPPHIKHPKILTDVQRAEKLVTDRNVKITSLSKATGISTYTLYNYRKNPASLHKASQATVDCLTSKYFETYFSRNEIERFRMMLINIVGAYLKETEGNPIAYDPAHALYTMCQKGDWHRLAKMEELWRASYSVERSL; the protein is encoded by the coding sequence ATGAAAAAAAAATATGGAAAAAATCTTATTTTTGAAGATTTTATTCATGATCGGGAAGTGAAAATGTATCGTAGTGATGCAGAAGATTCCGTTCATTCAGATTATACTTTAAATGTACAAGTTTTTACGTTAGATAATTTACCATTTTCACCATTAACTGGTGATCAACAACACATCTTTTTTGACTATGAGAAAGCTGGAACTGATGCAGTTAAGATCACAGGAGTTGAAGGCCATTTTTATAATGCAATTACTAGAAGGTATGAAGTGACTGATCATACTTTCGTTGTAGGAGAATTGCTTGATGACAAGGTAAGTGAGACAGTAGCTACTCAGCAAATGAGGGAAGCTGCTGAAAAAGTAATTGCAGAGTTAAGCAAACGTATTCCGATGCCTCCTCACATTAAGCATCCGAAAATTTTAACCGATGTACAAAGAGCAGAAAAATTGGTAACTGATCGCAATGTGAAGATTACTAGTTTAAGTAAGGCAACAGGAATTTCAACCTATACTTTATATAACTATCGTAAGAATCCGGCTTCTTTGCATAAGGCCTCGCAAGCAACGGTTGATTGCTTAACCAGCAAGTATTTTGAAACTTACTTTAGCCGAAATGAGATTGAACGCTTTCGGATGATGTTAATCAACATTGTTGGAGCTTATTTGAAGGAAACAGAAGGTAATCCAATTGCCTATGATCCTGCACATGCTTTATATACAATGTGTCAAAAAGGGGATTGGCATCGTTTAGCTAAAATGGAAGAGTTGTGGCGAGCAAGCTACAGTGTAGAAAGGTCGCTTTAA
- a CDS encoding aldo/keto reductase, with translation MKRIKMGCTTLSIPAMALGIMRMNQKSVPEAQVAIQAAYDAGINFIDSADIYGGGKSEEIFGQAFSQMQIKREEMFIQSKTGIVPGKRYDFSKEHILHSVDEILERMQLDYLDSLVLHRPDALMDPEEVAEAFDQLQAAGKVRFFGVSNFDTAQFKLLQSCLSQRLMFNQLQFSLKHTGMIDFGMHMNMVDKPSVDRDSQFLDYARLHKVTVQAWSPFQYGMFEGTFIDNDDFPKLNQELQKLADKYEVGKNAIAAAWILRHPANIQMLVGSMNPQHIRDSAKGAKIRLTRQEWYDLYLAAGNYLP, from the coding sequence ATGAAACGAATTAAAATGGGATGTACTACTTTAAGCATTCCAGCGATGGCACTTGGCATTATGCGAATGAATCAAAAATCAGTTCCAGAGGCTCAAGTGGCAATTCAAGCCGCCTATGATGCTGGGATCAACTTCATTGATTCTGCTGATATTTATGGCGGTGGAAAATCAGAAGAGATTTTTGGTCAAGCTTTTAGCCAAATGCAGATCAAGCGTGAAGAGATGTTTATTCAATCTAAAACAGGAATTGTTCCAGGAAAACGTTATGATTTTTCTAAAGAACATATTTTGCATAGTGTTGATGAAATTTTGGAAAGAATGCAACTAGATTATCTTGATTCATTAGTACTTCACCGACCAGATGCATTGATGGATCCAGAAGAAGTAGCTGAGGCTTTTGATCAACTACAGGCAGCAGGTAAGGTGCGCTTTTTCGGCGTATCTAATTTTGATACGGCTCAATTTAAATTGTTACAAAGTTGCTTGAGCCAGCGCTTGATGTTCAATCAATTACAATTTAGCCTGAAACATACAGGAATGATTGACTTTGGGATGCATATGAATATGGTAGATAAACCATCAGTTGATCGTGATAGCCAATTTCTTGATTATGCCCGTCTACACAAAGTTACTGTGCAGGCTTGGTCACCATTCCAGTATGGCATGTTTGAAGGGACCTTCATTGATAATGATGACTTCCCCAAGTTGAATCAAGAGTTGCAAAAACTGGCCGATAAGTATGAGGTAGGTAAAAATGCGATCGCTGCAGCTTGGATTTTACGTCATCCTGCAAATATTCAAATGCTAGTTGGATCAATGAATCCGCAACACATTAGGGATTCTGCTAAAGGTGCCAAGATTCGATTGACTAGACAAGAGTGGTACGATTTATACTTAGCTGCTGGTAATTATTTGCCCTAA
- a CDS encoding ABC-F family ATP-binding cassette domain-containing protein codes for MITVSDVSLRFGGRTLYEDVNLKFTPGNCYGVIGANGAGKSTFLKLLEGKLEPTTGSISIDPNERMSSLNQDHFAFEDFSVMDTVIQGHKELYQVMKEKDALYAKPDFGDEDGVKAAELESKFAELDGWNAEADAAKLLQSLGIPEEEHQMMMKDLPESEKVKVLLAQALFGNPDILLLDEPTNGLDVHTVEWLEDFLADYPNIVIVVSHDRHFLNQVCTEMCDVDRGKIQLYVGNYDFWYESSKLANELAANQNAKKEEKMKQLQEFIARFSANASKSRQATSRKKQLDKITLDDIKPSSRKYPFVKFEMHRDLGNDLVKVENVSYSVDGEKILDNVSFIVRPGDKVAFLSRNALATTALLDIVAGKLKPDTGTVTWGQTTAFNYMSRDLNANFNNDDLTILDWLRQYATKEQDDNTFLRGFLGRMLFSGEEIEKKIKVLSGGEKVRCQLSRMMLEPANVLIMDDPTNHLDLESITALNDALVSYPGSILFTSHDHEFIQTIANHIIEVGPKGIVSRQDTSYDEFLDKESIQSAVAKIY; via the coding sequence TTGATTACAGTATCCGACGTTAGTTTACGATTTGGTGGCCGCACACTCTATGAAGACGTTAACTTAAAATTTACTCCAGGCAACTGCTACGGCGTAATTGGTGCCAATGGTGCCGGTAAGTCAACTTTTCTTAAATTGTTAGAGGGGAAACTGGAACCAACAACAGGTTCAATTTCAATTGATCCCAATGAGCGCATGTCCAGCTTGAACCAGGACCACTTTGCTTTCGAAGACTTCTCTGTCATGGACACAGTAATTCAAGGGCACAAGGAACTGTATCAAGTAATGAAAGAAAAAGATGCTCTTTATGCCAAACCTGACTTTGGTGATGAAGATGGGGTTAAGGCAGCTGAATTAGAGAGCAAGTTCGCAGAACTTGATGGTTGGAATGCGGAAGCGGATGCGGCTAAGCTGCTGCAATCATTAGGGATTCCTGAAGAAGAACATCAAATGATGATGAAGGATTTACCTGAAAGCGAAAAAGTTAAGGTCTTATTGGCCCAAGCTTTGTTTGGTAATCCTGATATTTTGCTATTGGACGAACCGACTAACGGTTTGGATGTTCATACCGTTGAATGGTTAGAAGACTTTTTGGCTGATTACCCTAACATTGTGATTGTTGTTTCTCACGACCGACACTTTTTAAATCAAGTATGTACTGAAATGTGTGACGTTGATCGTGGTAAGATTCAGCTTTATGTGGGTAACTATGACTTTTGGTATGAATCAAGCAAACTAGCTAATGAATTAGCTGCTAACCAAAATGCTAAAAAAGAAGAAAAGATGAAGCAATTGCAAGAATTTATTGCCCGCTTTTCTGCTAATGCATCTAAATCACGTCAGGCAACTTCTCGTAAGAAACAACTTGATAAGATTACTTTAGATGATATTAAGCCATCTAGTCGTAAGTATCCATTTGTAAAGTTTGAAATGCACCGTGATTTAGGTAATGACCTAGTTAAGGTAGAAAATGTTTCTTATTCAGTTGATGGTGAAAAGATTCTGGATAATGTGTCTTTCATCGTGCGTCCTGGTGATAAGGTAGCATTTTTATCACGTAACGCTTTAGCAACGACTGCGCTGCTTGATATCGTTGCTGGTAAGCTTAAGCCAGATACTGGTACCGTTACATGGGGTCAAACAACGGCCTTTAACTACATGTCACGCGATTTGAACGCTAACTTTAATAATGATGACTTAACAATTTTGGACTGGCTGCGTCAATATGCTACTAAGGAACAAGACGATAACACTTTCTTACGTGGATTCTTGGGTCGAATGCTCTTTAGTGGGGAAGAAATTGAAAAGAAGATCAAAGTACTTTCCGGTGGGGAAAAGGTTCGTTGTCAATTGTCCCGAATGATGCTTGAACCGGCTAATGTATTGATCATGGATGATCCTACTAATCATTTAGATCTTGAGTCAATCACTGCATTAAATGATGCCCTTGTTTCATATCCAGGTTCAATTTTATTCACCTCACATGATCATGAATTTATTCAGACTATTGCTAACCACATTATCGAAGTTGGACCTAAAGGTATTGTTAGTCGCCAAGATACGAGTTATGATGAATTTTTGGATAAAGAATCAATTCAATCGGCAGTAGCTAAGATATATTAA
- a CDS encoding M42 family metallopeptidase has translation MQKEQEIQMLKEFSDANSTSGFEEEFVKLFTSYAEKTADIEVDGMLNVYAAKKENKGNRPVIQLDAHSDAVGFITQAVRPNGLIKFVPLGGWVKYNIPALRVKVRNRDGEYIPGVVATKPPHFMTAAERNNVPDVADMSIDVGSSSREETIKDYKIDTGCPIFVDVKCEYHEKSGLFFGKDFDDRFGAGAMVDVLDNLKGEETNFDVVAALSSQEEVGLRGAYVTARKVKPDLCLVLESCPADDTFTPDWLSQTGLKRGPMLRDMDTTFLPNPKFQQYACDLADKNNIPYTRSVRTGGGQDGAAIYYENGAPTIVIGIPVRYEHSPYCFSSYKDFKASVDLATAIIRDITQEKLNSFKKF, from the coding sequence ATGCAAAAAGAACAAGAAATCCAAATGTTGAAAGAATTCTCAGATGCCAATTCAACTTCGGGCTTTGAGGAAGAATTCGTTAAGCTGTTTACTAGTTATGCGGAAAAAACGGCAGATATTGAGGTAGATGGGATGCTCAATGTTTATGCCGCCAAGAAAGAAAATAAGGGAAATCGACCGGTAATTCAACTTGATGCGCACTCAGATGCTGTAGGCTTCATTACGCAAGCTGTTCGCCCTAATGGTTTAATTAAGTTTGTTCCACTTGGTGGTTGGGTAAAATATAATATTCCAGCCTTGCGCGTTAAAGTGCGCAATCGTGATGGAGAATATATCCCTGGCGTTGTAGCAACTAAGCCGCCTCACTTCATGACAGCAGCTGAGCGCAATAATGTACCTGATGTGGCAGATATGTCAATTGATGTTGGTTCTTCTAGCCGTGAGGAGACAATCAAGGACTACAAGATTGATACAGGTTGCCCTATCTTTGTTGATGTTAAGTGTGAATATCATGAAAAGTCCGGTTTATTCTTCGGTAAAGACTTTGATGATCGTTTTGGTGCTGGTGCGATGGTTGATGTGCTTGATAATTTGAAGGGTGAAGAAACTAACTTTGACGTGGTGGCTGCACTTTCTAGTCAAGAAGAAGTTGGCTTGCGTGGCGCCTATGTAACGGCTAGAAAAGTTAAGCCAGATCTTTGTCTGGTACTCGAAAGCTGTCCAGCTGATGATACTTTTACGCCTGACTGGCTTTCTCAAACTGGTCTAAAACGTGGCCCAATGTTGCGCGATATGGATACGACATTTTTACCAAATCCTAAGTTCCAACAATATGCATGTGATTTAGCTGATAAAAATAATATTCCATATACTCGTTCAGTTAGAACCGGTGGCGGTCAGGATGGTGCTGCAATTTACTACGAAAATGGTGCGCCAACAATTGTCATCGGTATTCCGGTGCGCTATGAACACTCACCATATTGTTTCAGTAGTTATAAGGACTTTAAGGCTTCAGTTGATTTAGCTACTGCAATTATTCGTGATATTACCCAGGAAAAGCTAAATAGCTTCAAAAAGTTTTAA
- a CDS encoding IS982 family transposase, whose amino-acid sequence MNCLKLKRFSHHLQVSFKDLVIICRHWYRLYAPAEFTHRRNIDQIKTTDSLILALLIWQAKTGIESQRRFCECFNCLSHSRFNRRSRQLLQLIYQIRQEMNKKVDLNGHFLIIDSFPVPVCQPIRNYRAKIFRGYANIGYKATKKIYFYGFKVHAIVSDDGYILDYVVTKASVHDAKETVELMENAHPSNYYLLGDEGYLGKELHQQLKQMGYELWTPYRKNMTGAKKHNDHQLMAIRRTIESDFSLLTYYNAENNRARSLIGFQSRLEIAILAYNLAYCLERFN is encoded by the coding sequence TTGAACTGCCTTAAGCTTAAGCGTTTTAGCCACCATTTACAAGTTAGTTTTAAAGATTTAGTGATAATTTGTCGGCACTGGTATCGTTTGTATGCACCGGCTGAGTTTACTCATCGGCGAAATATTGATCAAATTAAAACTACGGACAGTCTGATTTTGGCTTTACTTATCTGGCAAGCTAAGACAGGAATTGAATCACAAAGAAGATTCTGTGAATGTTTCAATTGTTTATCACACTCACGTTTTAATCGGCGTTCACGTCAGCTATTGCAATTGATTTATCAGATACGGCAAGAAATGAATAAAAAGGTTGACCTGAATGGACATTTCTTGATCATTGACAGCTTTCCGGTACCTGTTTGCCAACCAATTCGCAACTATCGTGCTAAAATTTTTCGCGGTTATGCCAACATTGGTTATAAGGCCACCAAGAAAATTTACTTCTATGGTTTCAAAGTTCATGCCATTGTTAGCGATGACGGTTACATTCTTGATTATGTCGTAACAAAAGCATCAGTTCATGATGCCAAGGAGACAGTTGAACTGATGGAAAATGCACATCCATCTAATTACTATCTTCTTGGCGACGAAGGCTATTTAGGCAAAGAACTGCATCAACAGCTAAAACAAATGGGTTATGAACTTTGGACACCATATCGTAAAAATATGACAGGAGCTAAAAAGCACAATGATCATCAATTGATGGCTATTCGCAGAACAATTGAAAGCGACTTTTCGCTTCTGACCTATTACAATGCCGAGAACAATCGAGCACGTAGTCTGATAGGCTTTCAAAGCCGGTTGGAAATTGCAATTTTAGCTTATAATTTGGCTTATTGTCTAGAACGATTTAACTAG
- a CDS encoding MFS transporter: MDTLGNFTHKQLNFWSGFIYSGTYFVSAIISPWWGKLADKKGRKPMTLRASLGMAIVLGCMGLVTNVYQLFILRMLQGVFAGFVSNSNALVATETPKEKSGQALGTMASSFTAGNLLGPFIGGALASIFSYRVTFFITGGLLLIAFLLSLFFVHETDFKPVTEKKLDKASGVIKELRSPQLIFGLLLTTLIIQAANNSINPIVSLYVKQLMANHGNVVFISGVIAALPGIATFLAASRFGALGDRIGTHKIIIAGFIGATILFFLTAFVQNTVELGILRFLVGFTDACLFPQVQTLLTKNTPAKITGRIFSWNQSAMYIGNIFGPLLGSTISGLTNYSTIFIVTAGIVVFNLILFRFNVIPDLKLKCNTKC, from the coding sequence ATTGATACACTAGGCAATTTTACCCATAAGCAGTTAAACTTTTGGTCTGGATTTATCTACTCCGGTACTTATTTTGTATCGGCGATAATTTCTCCCTGGTGGGGAAAACTAGCAGACAAAAAAGGCAGAAAGCCGATGACATTACGAGCTTCATTGGGAATGGCTATCGTCCTTGGCTGTATGGGGCTAGTTACCAACGTTTATCAATTATTTATTTTAAGAATGTTACAAGGTGTTTTTGCAGGCTTTGTTTCTAATTCCAATGCTCTAGTTGCGACTGAAACTCCGAAGGAAAAATCTGGACAAGCACTTGGCACTATGGCGTCTAGCTTTACTGCTGGCAACTTACTCGGGCCATTTATTGGTGGAGCCTTAGCGTCTATTTTCTCCTATCGCGTTACCTTCTTTATTACAGGTGGTCTATTATTAATTGCATTTCTTTTGTCATTGTTCTTTGTCCATGAAACAGACTTCAAGCCAGTAACTGAAAAGAAACTTGATAAAGCAAGCGGAGTAATTAAAGAATTACGCTCACCGCAATTAATCTTTGGCTTGCTTTTAACTACTCTAATTATTCAAGCTGCAAATAATTCGATTAACCCGATCGTTTCACTCTATGTTAAACAATTGATGGCTAACCACGGTAATGTCGTCTTTATTTCCGGGGTAATAGCTGCTTTGCCAGGAATTGCTACATTCCTTGCGGCATCGCGCTTCGGTGCACTCGGTGACCGCATTGGAACTCATAAAATTATTATTGCTGGCTTTATTGGAGCCACAATCCTCTTCTTTTTGACTGCTTTTGTACAAAATACTGTTGAACTTGGTATTTTACGCTTTTTAGTCGGCTTTACTGATGCTTGCTTGTTCCCTCAAGTGCAGACTTTGCTTACTAAAAATACGCCAGCAAAAATCACGGGGCGAATTTTTTCTTGGAATCAGTCAGCTATGTATATCGGTAATATTTTTGGACCGCTACTAGGTTCAACTATCTCTGGATTAACTAATTACAGTACCATTTTTATTGTTACTGCTGGAATTGTCGTCTTTAACTTGATTTTGTTTAGATTTAATGTGATCCCGGATTTAAAATTGAAGTGCAACACCAAGTGTTAA
- a CDS encoding IS30 family transposase translates to MTNSNSSISKHYHQLTSVQRGQIQAMLDSGITSRTVIAQEVGCHKSTISREIKRGSVLQRDSSYLLYEHYYADTAQLYYEKRRKNCYQRNPLKHYAVFLRMLSRRFKAKFDATSIDEFVGEFKRTMPGYPCPSTPTVYRYIDQGLLDISNIDLPMKLKRRRNKRHHGQSGHALHKKNLGNSIEQRPKEIEDRKTPLHWEGDLVKGVRRKNQPALMTLTERTTRFEVVIKIPDYRASTCQRLLQNEIDRHPAWFKSITFDNGSEFADMTKIKGCQIYFAHPYSPWERGTNENCNGLLRQFFPKGKSMKDKSAAYVQQATDAINRKHRRILQYHTAEELFKQYISS, encoded by the coding sequence ATGACCAATTCAAATTCTAGCATTTCTAAGCACTATCATCAATTAACCAGCGTACAACGTGGACAAATTCAAGCAATGCTGGATTCCGGCATAACTTCCCGTACTGTTATCGCTCAAGAAGTCGGCTGCCATAAGTCGACAATCAGTCGCGAAATCAAACGCGGAAGCGTCCTGCAAAGAGACAGCAGCTATTTATTGTATGAGCACTATTACGCTGATACTGCACAGCTTTATTATGAGAAGCGTCGCAAAAACTGCTATCAGCGCAATCCATTGAAGCATTATGCTGTCTTTTTGAGAATGCTCTCCAGACGCTTCAAAGCTAAATTTGATGCCACCAGCATCGATGAATTCGTTGGTGAATTCAAAAGGACTATGCCAGGCTACCCTTGTCCCAGCACACCAACTGTCTATCGCTATATTGATCAGGGCTTGCTGGACATAAGCAATATTGATCTGCCTATGAAGCTCAAAAGACGCAGGAACAAGCGTCATCACGGCCAGAGCGGTCATGCTTTGCACAAGAAGAATCTTGGCAATTCCATTGAACAGCGTCCTAAAGAGATTGAAGACAGAAAAACGCCGCTGCACTGGGAAGGAGATCTGGTTAAAGGCGTCAGACGCAAGAATCAGCCTGCTTTAATGACTTTGACCGAAAGAACCACACGCTTTGAAGTAGTTATCAAGATTCCTGACTATCGGGCAAGCACATGCCAAAGGCTGCTTCAAAATGAGATTGACAGACATCCTGCCTGGTTTAAATCGATCACGTTTGACAATGGCTCTGAGTTTGCGGATATGACCAAGATCAAAGGCTGCCAGATCTACTTCGCCCACCCATATTCTCCATGGGAAAGAGGCACCAATGAGAACTGCAATGGACTTCTGCGTCAATTCTTCCCTAAAGGCAAAAGCATGAAAGATAAGTCAGCTGCTTATGTTCAACAGGCAACTGATGCCATTAACCGCAAACATCGTCGAATCCTTCAATATCACACAGCAGAAGAACTCTTCAAGCAATATATTTCCTCATAG
- a CDS encoding MFS transporter has protein sequence MTKKQISMVTLSLLLANIMSGLDATIINTAIPAIVSDLHGIQYMGWIVACFLLGMSVSVPIWSKIGERMGNKFAFELSLALFILGSVLEGVAPDIYFFLISRVLMGVGAGGMGSLPYVIVGYIYPNIKRRTVILSYIAASFSAACIAGPLVGGWIVDALSWHWVFYINVPLRLISIILSFLFYRGIRKPNINTVFDRLGAFTLIGGLTCFLIGIQMLGLASNFLVAIFVIIGIVMLVWFILVEKKAASPIVPLSVFTNKALVGDFILFAFAWGAYIAVNTYLPMWSQAILGTTALIGGMTLIPNSIFDIAGSQSTPHLLRHFNNYHLLIFDFTLIAITVIGLIIVPISTPYQILMSIAALSGLGVGSIFVILQIKVQIDAGEKDMAPATSLSFLIRILAQTIMAAVYGVIMNLALARGIAGHHNITMTMMNKLSDAESAKSLPKALMPTMRTIFHTGIREIMIVSLLLIICGYVANFIYNHHEAKKAAE, from the coding sequence ATGACTAAGAAGCAAATATCAATGGTTACTTTGTCTTTGTTGCTGGCTAATATTATGTCAGGGCTAGATGCGACAATTATTAATACGGCGATTCCAGCAATTGTGTCCGATCTACACGGAATTCAGTATATGGGGTGGATTGTTGCCTGTTTTTTACTGGGAATGTCGGTCTCAGTGCCAATTTGGAGTAAAATTGGTGAAAGAATGGGTAACAAATTTGCCTTCGAATTGTCACTAGCCTTATTTATTTTAGGTTCAGTTTTAGAAGGGGTTGCTCCTGATATTTACTTTTTCCTTATTTCTCGAGTGCTGATGGGCGTTGGTGCTGGTGGAATGGGTTCTCTTCCTTATGTGATTGTTGGCTATATTTATCCGAATATCAAACGCAGGACGGTCATCTTGAGTTATATTGCAGCTAGTTTTTCGGCCGCTTGTATTGCTGGTCCACTAGTTGGTGGCTGGATTGTTGATGCTTTGTCCTGGCACTGGGTCTTTTATATCAATGTTCCATTAAGATTGATATCAATTATCTTGAGTTTTCTTTTTTATCGTGGCATTCGTAAGCCAAACATCAATACTGTCTTTGACCGACTAGGTGCTTTTACCCTAATTGGCGGTTTGACTTGCTTTTTGATTGGAATTCAGATGTTAGGACTAGCTAGTAATTTTCTAGTGGCTATTTTCGTGATTATCGGGATCGTAATGCTTGTCTGGTTCATCTTAGTTGAGAAAAAAGCTGCTAGTCCTATCGTGCCGTTATCGGTTTTTACTAATAAAGCTTTAGTTGGTGACTTCATTCTTTTTGCCTTTGCCTGGGGTGCATATATTGCAGTTAACACTTATTTGCCAATGTGGTCGCAGGCAATCTTAGGGACAACGGCCTTAATCGGTGGGATGACGTTGATTCCTAACTCAATCTTTGATATTGCTGGTTCACAAAGTACGCCGCATTTACTCAGACATTTTAATAATTATCATTTGTTAATTTTCGATTTTACATTGATTGCAATAACAGTAATCGGTTTAATTATTGTACCGATTAGTACGCCATATCAGATTTTGATGTCGATTGCAGCGTTATCTGGTTTAGGTGTAGGCTCAATCTTCGTTATTCTTCAAATAAAAGTGCAGATTGACGCTGGTGAAAAGGATATGGCACCTGCTACATCGCTTAGTTTTTTGATTAGAATTTTAGCGCAAACTATTATGGCTGCCGTTTATGGGGTGATTATGAATTTAGCCCTAGCACGTGGAATTGCTGGACACCACAATATTACGATGACCATGATGAATAAGTTGAGTGACGCAGAATCTGCGAAGAGTTTGCCTAAGGCGTTAATGCCAACAATGCGAACTATTTTTCATACTGGAATCAGAGAAATTATGATTGTATCGTTGTTGCTAATTATTTGTGGGTATGTTGCAAACTTTATTTATAATCATCATGAAGCAAAGAAAGCTGCGGAATAG
- the pyrR gene encoding bifunctional pyr operon transcriptional regulator/uracil phosphoribosyltransferase PyrR, which translates to MAKEIIDALSMKRALMRMTYEIVERNKGTKDLVLVGIKTRGWYLAERIAKNLKNLEDVEVPVGAIDISQYRDDLPEAEKEKMIHSQQLDFDITDKNVILVDDVLFTGRTIRAALDALMDQGRPAKINLAVLVDRGHRELPVRPDFIGKNIPTAMNEKVKVAMTEVDDKDSIEIVK; encoded by the coding sequence ATGGCAAAAGAAATAATCGATGCTTTAAGCATGAAACGCGCCTTGATGCGAATGACCTACGAAATTGTCGAACGCAATAAAGGTACTAAAGATCTTGTATTAGTCGGAATTAAAACTCGCGGCTGGTACTTGGCCGAGCGAATCGCCAAAAATTTGAAAAACTTGGAAGATGTTGAAGTCCCTGTAGGGGCAATTGACATTTCTCAATACCGCGATGATTTACCAGAGGCTGAGAAGGAAAAGATGATCCACAGCCAACAACTTGACTTCGATATCACCGATAAAAACGTTATCTTAGTTGACGACGTTCTTTTCACAGGTCGGACAATTAGAGCTGCACTTGATGCATTAATGGATCAAGGCCGTCCAGCTAAGATTAATTTAGCTGTCCTAGTTGACCGCGGTCATCGTGAATTGCCAGTTCGTCCTGACTTTATTGGAAAGAATATCCCAACGGCAATGAACGAGAAGGTCAAAGTTGCAATGACTGAAGTCGATGATAAAGATAGTATCGAAATCGTTAAATAG